The Thiorhodovibrio litoralis genome includes a window with the following:
- the pyk gene encoding pyruvate kinase, whose translation MPRRTKIVATFGPATDAPGVLEDMMDAGLNVVRLNMSHDSHDRQRERVRLVRAAALAKGHPLGILVDLQGPKIRIGRFAAGPIELPEGGDFVIDADCPLDAGDATRVGTTLPSMVQDVAAGDVLLLDDGAIELEVTAVQGARIQCRVLHGGKLSNSKGINKKGGGLSAPALTEKDKADIVFAAEVEADYVAVSFVCNGDDVRLARELLQAAGGQGGIVAKIERAEALGALDDIIDASDAVMVARGDLGVEIGDAELPAVQKRLISLSRERNSVVITATQMMQSMIENPIPTRAEVFDVANAVLDGTDAVMLSAETSIGKNPVKVVESMSRICAEAEKERLVRRSSHRLDTVFGRVDEAIAMASMYTANHLGVKAIAALTESGAAVKWMSRISSGIPIYAMTRQVSTRRKVTLFRGVYPVRFDVSSANIHEVNREVIEELLRHGTVQSGDLVIITKGDRCGVEGQTNIMKIMRVGEHHLLAGD comes from the coding sequence ATGCCCAGACGGACAAAAATTGTCGCGACCTTCGGGCCAGCGACCGATGCGCCAGGTGTGCTCGAGGACATGATGGACGCTGGACTGAACGTGGTCCGGCTCAACATGTCTCACGACAGCCATGACCGCCAGCGCGAGCGTGTGCGCCTGGTGCGTGCGGCCGCGCTTGCCAAAGGTCATCCGCTGGGTATTCTGGTCGACCTGCAGGGCCCCAAAATCCGCATTGGCCGTTTTGCCGCTGGACCGATTGAGCTGCCGGAAGGCGGAGACTTTGTTATCGACGCGGATTGCCCGCTCGATGCCGGCGATGCAACCCGCGTCGGCACCACCTTGCCGAGTATGGTCCAGGACGTCGCTGCTGGCGATGTGTTGCTTCTCGACGACGGTGCCATCGAATTGGAAGTCACTGCGGTGCAGGGGGCGCGCATCCAGTGCCGGGTGCTGCATGGCGGCAAGCTGTCAAACAGCAAAGGCATCAACAAAAAGGGTGGCGGCCTTTCAGCGCCAGCGCTCACCGAGAAGGATAAGGCGGATATCGTGTTCGCCGCCGAGGTTGAGGCCGACTATGTCGCCGTGTCTTTTGTCTGCAATGGTGACGATGTCCGCCTCGCACGCGAGTTGCTGCAGGCCGCTGGCGGTCAGGGTGGCATTGTCGCTAAGATCGAGCGCGCCGAAGCCCTAGGTGCGCTCGATGACATCATCGACGCCTCCGATGCGGTCATGGTTGCGCGCGGTGATCTGGGCGTCGAAATTGGCGATGCCGAACTGCCTGCGGTGCAGAAGCGCCTGATCAGCCTTTCCCGCGAGCGCAACAGCGTGGTGATCACTGCCACGCAGATGATGCAGTCGATGATCGAAAACCCGATTCCGACCCGCGCCGAGGTTTTCGACGTGGCCAATGCGGTGCTGGACGGCACTGATGCGGTGATGCTCTCGGCCGAGACCTCAATCGGCAAGAATCCCGTCAAGGTGGTCGAATCGATGTCGCGCATTTGCGCCGAGGCTGAAAAAGAACGCTTGGTGCGGCGTTCGAGCCATCGGCTCGATACCGTTTTCGGTCGGGTCGATGAAGCCATCGCGATGGCGAGCATGTACACCGCCAACCATCTTGGCGTGAAAGCCATCGCTGCCCTGACCGAATCCGGCGCGGCGGTGAAATGGATGTCGCGAATCAGCTCGGGCATCCCGATCTATGCCATGACTCGACAGGTCTCGACCCGACGCAAGGTGACCTTGTTTCGCGGGGTCTATCCGGTGCGGTTCGACGTTTCCAGCGCCAACATTCACGAGGTCAACAGGGAAGTCATCGAGGAACTGTTGCGCCACGGCACCGTGCAATCCGGCGACCTGGTGATCATCACCAAGGGCGACCGTTGCGGCGTCGAGGGGCAGACCAACATCATGAAAATCATGCGCGTCGGCGAGCATCATTTGCTGGCCGGCGACTGA
- the fba gene encoding class II fructose-bisphosphate aldolase (catalyzes the reversible aldol condensation of dihydroxyacetonephosphate and glyceraldehyde 3-phosphate in the Calvin cycle, glycolysis, and/or gluconeogenesis): MALISLRQMLDHAAEYQYGVPAFNVNNLEQMRAIMEAADETDSPVIVQASAGARSYAGAPFLRHLILAAIEEWPHIPVCMHQDHGTSMPVCQRSIQLGFSSVMMDGSLGEDGKTPASYEYNVDVTRKVVELSHACGVSVEGELGCLGSLETGQAGEEDGIGAEGTLDHSQLLTDPDEAADFVSKTHVDALAIAIGTSHGAYKFTRPPTGDILAIGRIKEINARIPTVHLVMHGSSSVPQEWLKIIDQFGGDMGETYGVPVEEIAEGIKHGVRKVNIDTDLRMASTGAIRKHMAENRKNFDPRKYFAAATAAMKDICKARYEAFGTAGNASKITAQSLEVMTARYTKGELDPKIN; this comes from the coding sequence ATGGCCCTCATTTCGCTTCGCCAAATGCTGGATCACGCGGCCGAATACCAGTACGGTGTTCCCGCCTTTAACGTCAACAATCTCGAGCAAATGCGCGCCATCATGGAGGCGGCCGACGAGACCGACTCCCCGGTCATCGTGCAAGCCTCGGCTGGTGCGCGTTCATATGCCGGCGCCCCTTTCCTGCGCCATCTGATCCTCGCCGCTATTGAGGAATGGCCGCACATACCCGTGTGTATGCACCAGGACCATGGGACCTCCATGCCTGTGTGTCAGCGCTCGATTCAACTCGGCTTCAGTTCCGTGATGATGGACGGCTCGTTGGGCGAGGACGGCAAAACCCCCGCCAGCTATGAGTACAATGTGGACGTGACCCGCAAAGTGGTCGAGCTGTCCCACGCCTGTGGTGTCTCGGTCGAGGGTGAGCTGGGTTGCCTGGGCTCGCTAGAAACCGGGCAGGCTGGTGAGGAAGACGGCATTGGCGCCGAGGGCACGCTGGATCACAGCCAGTTGCTGACCGACCCGGACGAAGCCGCGGATTTCGTCAGCAAGACCCATGTCGACGCCTTGGCCATCGCCATCGGCACCTCCCATGGCGCCTACAAGTTCACGCGTCCGCCGACCGGCGACATCCTCGCCATCGGTCGCATCAAAGAGATCAACGCGCGCATCCCGACCGTGCATCTGGTCATGCATGGCTCGTCCTCAGTCCCGCAGGAATGGCTGAAGATCATCGATCAGTTCGGCGGCGACATGGGCGAGACCTATGGTGTGCCGGTCGAGGAAATCGCCGAGGGCATCAAGCACGGTGTGCGCAAGGTCAATATCGACACCGATCTGCGCATGGCCTCCACCGGCGCCATCCGCAAGCACATGGCCGAAAACCGCAAGAACTTCGACCCGCGCAAATACTTCGCCGCTGCCACCGCCGCGATGAAGGATATCTGCAAGGCGCGCTACGAAGCCTTCGGCACGGCGGGCAATGCGAGCAAGATCACGGCGCAGTCACTCGAAGTCATGACCGCGCGCTATACTAAGGGTGAGCTTGATCCTAAGATCAACTAA
- the tkt gene encoding transketolase gives MSSRKELANAIRALSMDAVQKAKSGHPGAPMGMADIAEVLWNDFMQHNPANPSWADRDRFVLSNGHGSMLIYSLLHLTGYDLSIEDLKQFRQLHSKTPGHPEYGYAPGVETTTGPLGQGITNAVGMALAEKILAAQFNKPGHEIVDHHTYVFLGDGCLMEGVSHESCSLAGNLGLGKLIAFYDDNNISIDGEVRGHGDTPAWFLDDTPKRFESYGWHVIPKVDGHDAEAIKVAVEEARAVSDKPTLICCQTIIGFGSPNKQGKEECHGAPLGDDEIALTREKLGWNHPPFEIPKAIYQGWDAKERGTALEGDWNKRFAAYKSAFPKEAADFERRMAGELPDDFDAKAWEFIKEVDAKAEKIATRKASQNALNGFGPLLPELLGGSADLAGSNLTLWKGCKGVGPKNASGNYIYYGVREFGMSAIMNGLTLHGGFKPYGATFLMFMEYARNAVRMAALMKITPIFVYTHDSIGLGEDGPTHQPVEQVSILRLTPRLSTWRPCDAVESAVAWKCAIERQGAPSALIFSRQGAPHMSRTEDQLRAIEKGGYVLRDCEGTPDAIIIGTGTEVELAVAACEALTAKGRKVRVVSMPSMDTFDSQDEAYKESVLPEAVRARVAVEAGVSNLWPRYVGMHGKVIGVDTFGESAPAGDVYKAFGVTADAVTSAVESLL, from the coding sequence ATGTCCTCACGCAAAGAACTCGCGAACGCCATCCGTGCGCTTAGTATGGATGCGGTGCAGAAGGCTAAGTCGGGGCACCCGGGTGCGCCCATGGGCATGGCCGACATCGCCGAGGTGCTCTGGAACGACTTCATGCAGCACAATCCGGCCAATCCGAGCTGGGCCGACCGGGATCGCTTCGTGCTGTCGAACGGCCATGGCTCAATGCTGATTTACTCGCTGCTGCATCTGACCGGTTACGACCTGAGCATCGAGGATCTTAAGCAATTCCGCCAGCTGCATTCCAAGACCCCGGGGCACCCGGAGTATGGCTATGCGCCGGGCGTCGAGACCACCACCGGTCCGCTCGGGCAGGGCATCACCAATGCCGTCGGCATGGCGTTAGCCGAGAAGATCCTGGCCGCGCAGTTCAACAAGCCCGGCCATGAGATCGTCGATCACCATACCTATGTCTTCCTCGGCGATGGCTGCCTGATGGAGGGTGTCTCGCACGAGTCCTGCTCTCTGGCCGGCAACCTGGGCCTGGGCAAGCTGATCGCCTTCTATGACGACAACAACATCTCCATCGACGGCGAGGTGCGCGGCCACGGCGACACCCCGGCCTGGTTCCTCGATGACACGCCCAAGCGGTTTGAGTCCTATGGCTGGCATGTGATCCCGAAGGTCGACGGGCATGATGCTGAGGCCATCAAGGTCGCGGTCGAAGAAGCCCGCGCGGTCAGCGATAAGCCGACTCTGATTTGCTGTCAGACCATCATCGGTTTTGGCTCGCCAAATAAGCAGGGCAAGGAAGAGTGTCACGGCGCGCCACTCGGTGATGACGAGATTGCGCTCACGCGCGAGAAGCTCGGCTGGAACCATCCGCCGTTTGAGATTCCTAAGGCGATCTACCAAGGGTGGGACGCGAAGGAGCGCGGCACTGCGCTGGAAGGCGACTGGAACAAGCGTTTCGCCGCTTACAAGAGTGCTTTCCCGAAGGAAGCGGCTGATTTTGAACGGCGCATGGCCGGCGAACTGCCGGATGACTTCGACGCCAAGGCGTGGGAGTTCATCAAGGAAGTCGATGCCAAGGCTGAGAAGATCGCTACCCGCAAGGCCTCGCAGAACGCGCTCAATGGCTTTGGTCCGCTGCTGCCGGAATTGCTCGGCGGCTCGGCTGACCTTGCCGGCTCTAACTTGACGCTTTGGAAGGGCTGCAAGGGTGTCGGTCCCAAGAATGCCAGCGGCAACTACATCTACTACGGCGTGCGCGAGTTCGGCATGTCCGCCATCATGAACGGCCTGACGCTGCACGGCGGCTTCAAGCCCTATGGCGCGACCTTCCTGATGTTTATGGAATATGCCCGCAACGCAGTGCGCATGGCGGCGCTGATGAAGATCACCCCGATCTTTGTCTACACCCATGATTCCATCGGCCTCGGCGAGGACGGTCCTACCCACCAGCCGGTCGAGCAGGTCAGCATACTGCGCCTGACCCCGCGCCTGTCGACCTGGCGTCCCTGCGACGCAGTTGAAAGCGCGGTGGCCTGGAAGTGCGCTATTGAGCGCCAGGGCGCACCCAGCGCGCTGATTTTCTCCCGCCAGGGTGCGCCGCACATGAGCCGGACCGAAGATCAGCTCCGCGCTATCGAAAAAGGCGGCTATGTGCTGCGCGACTGCGAGGGCACGCCTGATGCCATCATCATCGGCACCGGCACCGAGGTCGAGCTGGCCGTGGCGGCCTGTGAGGCACTGACCGCCAAGGGCCGCAAGGTGCGGGTGGTCTCTATGCCCTCGATGGACACTTTCGATTCACAGGATGAGGCTTATAAGGAGTCGGTCCTGCCAGAGGCTGTCCGCGCCCGCGTCGCGGTCGAGGCCGGCGTGTCCAACCTGTGGCCCAGGTATGTGGGCATGCATGGCAAGGTCATCGGTGTCGATACCTTCGGCGAGTCGGCACCCGCGGGCGATGTCTACAAGGCCTTCGGCGTCACCGCAGATGCGGTTACCTCTGCGGTTGAAAGCCTGCTGTAA
- a CDS encoding biliverdin-producing heme oxygenase: MSATGLAVRKPGALMKELRVRTATLHAATEALPLMRNLMAPEVDAATYRAYLGAFARPYGLLEPHLHACCRSSTLNRLGVRARWPALEQDLAALGMESPSPPPAHAKQLSDLVGNEAQALGGLYVLEGASLGGRVISQRLSRNLGAEADRLPFHFLGTREAPSPADGWRRFGAALEAEVTTQQHDTEQVLAAAVAVFDLVHRSLDGNS, translated from the coding sequence ATGTCCGCAACAGGTCTGGCAGTCCGCAAGCCGGGCGCGTTGATGAAGGAATTGCGCGTGCGCACTGCCACCTTGCATGCCGCCACCGAGGCCTTGCCCTTGATGCGCAACCTGATGGCGCCGGAGGTAGATGCGGCCACCTACCGCGCCTATCTGGGTGCCTTTGCGCGGCCCTATGGCCTGCTCGAGCCGCATCTGCATGCATGCTGCCGGTCATCAACCCTGAACCGTCTGGGCGTGCGTGCGCGCTGGCCAGCGCTTGAGCAGGATCTCGCCGCGCTCGGGATGGAATCGCCCTCGCCGCCGCCTGCGCACGCCAAGCAGTTGTCCGACCTGGTTGGAAACGAGGCCCAGGCTCTTGGCGGGCTTTATGTGCTGGAGGGAGCCTCGCTCGGCGGCCGGGTGATCTCCCAGCGGCTCAGTCGCAATCTGGGGGCAGAGGCGGACCGCTTGCCCTTCCATTTTCTCGGCACCCGCGAGGCGCCGTCACCAGCCGATGGCTGGCGTCGCTTTGGCGCGGCGCTCGAGGCCGAAGTCACCACGCAGCAACATGATACCGAGCAAGTGCTGGCCGCCGCCGTTGCCGTGTTTGATTTGGTGCATCGGTCTCTTGACGGTAATAGTTGA
- a CDS encoding DUF6776 family protein yields MARVRARRIYRPQIVTARKEGIGWSLVAFFVLLPWLLVAASPWLGQILLPKLPRVVSPLERQAAASRQQVLLVRQQNQALMAQIAQLELDVRIDRRASAFAAEQIVTLRREREQLTQDVADWQQLLGANTLPDLIRELEIEPEEGRRFGYALELAPEYQNTLAAGAELALWVSGRWREQFVKAALGDLARDRIRVPIDQTAALATSPAFQGAFVLPEGFSPEALIVELLPVAGLVSGPRQEVAWDSAAAR; encoded by the coding sequence TTGGCCCGCGTACGCGCGAGACGCATTTATAGGCCGCAGATCGTCACAGCCCGCAAGGAAGGGATTGGCTGGTCTCTGGTCGCGTTTTTTGTCCTGCTACCCTGGCTACTGGTCGCCGCTTCGCCCTGGCTCGGCCAAATTCTGTTACCGAAGCTGCCGCGCGTCGTGTCGCCGCTGGAGCGTCAGGCCGCGGCATCGCGCCAGCAGGTTTTGTTGGTGCGCCAGCAAAACCAAGCGCTCATGGCGCAGATCGCCCAGTTGGAGCTTGATGTGCGCATCGATCGCCGCGCAAGTGCGTTCGCGGCTGAGCAAATCGTTACCTTAAGACGCGAGCGCGAACAGCTGACTCAGGATGTCGCGGATTGGCAGCAGCTGCTCGGTGCCAACACCTTGCCTGATCTGATTCGCGAGCTGGAGATTGAACCGGAAGAGGGGCGACGCTTCGGTTATGCGCTTGAGCTTGCACCTGAGTATCAGAATACGCTCGCGGCCGGGGCAGAACTGGCGCTCTGGGTCAGCGGGCGTTGGCGCGAGCAGTTCGTCAAAGCTGCACTGGGCGATCTGGCGCGGGATCGCATCCGGGTGCCGATCGATCAGACAGCGGCGCTTGCTACCTCGCCTGCGTTTCAAGGAGCTTTTGTGTTACCGGAGGGTTTCAGCCCCGAGGCGCTGATCGTCGAGCTGCTTCCGGTCGCTGGTTTGGTGAGTGGCCCGCGACAGGAGGTTGCCTGGGATTCCGCCGCTGCTCGCTAG
- the metK gene encoding methionine adenosyltransferase: MAKDYLFTSESVSEGHPDKVADQISDAVLDAILATDPNPAHARVACETMIKTGVVILGGEITTEAWIDFDTLVREVVNDIGYNSSDVGFDGSTCAVMSLIGKQSTDIAQGVDRSAPEEQGAGDQGLMFGYATNETDVLMPAPITYSHRLVERQSEMRKQHVLPWLRPDAKSQVTMRYENGKVVAVDALVLSTQHDPDIDYAHLQEAVMENIIKPVIPPEWMHKDTKIHINPTGNFVIGGPVGDCGLTGRKIIVDTYGGMARHGGGAFSGKDPSKVDRSAAYAGRYVAKNIVAAGLAERCEIQISYAIGVAEPTSISVETFGTAKIDEDRIATLVRDHFDLRPYNLVNMMNLIQPIYRKTAAYGHFGRELPEFGWEKTDKAAALKDAAGI; this comes from the coding sequence ATGGCAAAAGACTATCTGTTCACCTCGGAATCGGTTTCCGAGGGCCACCCCGATAAGGTCGCTGACCAAATCTCCGACGCCGTCCTTGACGCAATCCTGGCCACCGACCCCAACCCAGCCCACGCTCGCGTTGCCTGCGAGACCATGATCAAAACTGGTGTCGTCATCCTTGGCGGCGAGATCACCACCGAGGCCTGGATCGATTTCGACACCCTGGTGCGCGAGGTGGTCAATGATATCGGCTACAACAGCTCAGATGTCGGCTTCGACGGCTCCACCTGCGCGGTCATGTCACTGATCGGCAAGCAGAGCACCGACATTGCCCAAGGCGTTGATCGCAGCGCACCCGAGGAACAAGGCGCCGGCGACCAGGGCCTGATGTTCGGCTATGCAACCAATGAGACCGACGTGCTGATGCCGGCTCCGATCACCTATTCGCATCGCTTGGTCGAGCGCCAATCCGAGATGCGTAAGCAACACGTCCTGCCCTGGCTGCGCCCGGATGCCAAGAGCCAGGTGACCATGCGTTACGAAAACGGCAAGGTCGTCGCCGTCGATGCGCTGGTACTCTCCACTCAGCACGACCCGGACATTGATTATGCCCATCTGCAAGAGGCTGTGATGGAGAACATCATCAAGCCGGTGATTCCGCCTGAGTGGATGCACAAGGACACCAAGATCCACATCAACCCAACCGGCAACTTCGTCATCGGCGGCCCTGTGGGTGACTGCGGCCTGACCGGGCGCAAGATCATCGTCGATACCTATGGCGGCATGGCCCGTCACGGCGGTGGTGCTTTCTCCGGCAAAGACCCATCGAAGGTTGACCGCTCCGCTGCCTATGCCGGGCGCTATGTGGCTAAGAACATCGTTGCCGCCGGTCTGGCTGAGCGCTGCGAGATTCAGATCTCCTATGCCATTGGCGTCGCCGAGCCGACATCCATCTCGGTCGAGACCTTCGGCACCGCGAAGATCGACGAAGACCGCATCGCCACCCTGGTGCGCGATCACTTCGACCTGCGGCCCTACAACCTGGTCAACATGATGAACCTGATCCAGCCCATCTACCGCAAGACCGCTGCATACGGCCACTTCGGTCGCGAACTGCCGGAGTTCGGCTGGGAGAAGACCGACAAGGCCGCAGCGCTGAAGGATGCGGCGGGGATCTGA
- a CDS encoding phosphoglycerate kinase: protein MSFTKLTDLDLAGKRVLIRSDLNVPVKGGKVTSDARITASMPTFEHCLKAGAKVMVMSHLGRPEEGVYSEENSLAPVAADLGAKMGREVRVVKDYLDKAPELADGELVLLENVRFNKGEKKDNEDLAKQYASLCDIYVMDAFGTAHRAQASTHGAGKFAPAACAGLLLAEELDALQKALAKPKRPMVAIVGGSKVSTKLTVLESLSTKVDQLVVGGGIANTFIKAAGHNIGKSLCEDDLVATAKALMDKAEAAGATIPIATDVVVGKQFNENEPAVQKKVNEVADDDMIFDIGPDSANALAEIIKKAGTVVWNGPVGVFEFDQFGEGTKTISMAIAETDAFTLAGGGDTIAAIQKYDIYDKVSYISTAGGAFLEYLEGKTLPAVAMLEARAKD, encoded by the coding sequence ATGTCCTTCACCAAGCTCACTGATCTCGATCTCGCTGGCAAGCGTGTGTTGATCCGTTCCGACCTCAACGTCCCGGTGAAGGGCGGCAAGGTGACCTCGGATGCACGTATCACGGCCTCCATGCCCACATTCGAGCACTGCCTGAAGGCGGGTGCCAAAGTCATGGTGATGTCCCACCTTGGCCGTCCGGAGGAAGGCGTCTACTCCGAGGAGAATTCGCTCGCTCCGGTTGCTGCCGATCTTGGCGCCAAGATGGGCCGCGAAGTGCGCGTGGTGAAGGATTACCTGGACAAGGCCCCGGAGCTTGCCGATGGCGAATTGGTGCTGCTCGAAAATGTCCGCTTCAACAAAGGCGAGAAGAAAGACAACGAAGACCTGGCCAAGCAGTACGCGAGCCTGTGCGACATCTATGTGATGGACGCCTTCGGCACCGCGCACCGCGCCCAGGCCTCGACGCATGGCGCTGGCAAGTTTGCGCCGGCCGCCTGCGCCGGCCTGCTGCTGGCAGAGGAACTCGACGCGCTGCAAAAAGCGCTGGCCAAGCCCAAACGGCCGATGGTTGCCATTGTCGGCGGCTCCAAGGTCTCTACCAAGCTGACGGTGCTGGAGTCCTTGTCGACCAAGGTTGATCAGCTGGTCGTCGGTGGCGGCATTGCCAATACCTTCATCAAGGCTGCCGGTCATAATATCGGCAAGTCGCTGTGCGAAGATGATCTGGTCGCTACCGCCAAGGCGCTGATGGACAAGGCCGAAGCGGCCGGCGCAACCATCCCGATCGCAACCGATGTGGTGGTTGGAAAGCAGTTCAACGAAAACGAGCCCGCGGTGCAGAAAAAGGTCAACGAGGTCGCTGACGACGACATGATCTTCGATATCGGCCCCGATAGCGCCAATGCCCTGGCCGAAATCATCAAGAAGGCCGGCACCGTAGTTTGGAACGGTCCAGTTGGGGTGTTCGAGTTCGATCAGTTCGGCGAGGGCACCAAGACCATCTCCATGGCCATCGCCGAAACCGACGCCTTTACCCTGGCTGGCGGCGGTGACACCATTGCGGCCATCCAGAAATACGACATCTATGACAAGGTGTCCTACATCTCCACCGCAGGCGGCGCATTCCTCGAGTATCTCGAAGGCAAGACCCTGCCTGCAGTGGCCATGCTTGAGGCGCGTGCCAAGGACTAA
- the gap gene encoding type I glyceraldehyde-3-phosphate dehydrogenase — protein MPLKVGINGFGRIGRMAFRAISKDFPDIQVVGINDLLDPEYLAYMLKYDSVHGNFAGDISVDGNTMIVNGNKIRLTAERDPANLAWGDVGADLVLECTGFFLTTESCQAHISAGAKKVVQSAPSKDSTPMFVYGVNHKTYDGQAIISAASCTTNCLAPVSKVLNDNWGIKRGLMTTVHAATATQKTVDGPSQKDWRGGRGILENIIPSSTGAAKAVGKVLPELNGKLTGMAFRVPTSDVSVVDLTCELNKEASYDDICAAMKAASESGDLAGVLAYTDEKVVSTDFRGCGTPSIFDAGAGIMLDSTFVKVVSWYDNEYGYTCNFLRMVQHVSK, from the coding sequence ATGCCTTTGAAAGTAGGTATCAACGGCTTTGGCCGCATCGGCCGCATGGCTTTTCGTGCGATCTCCAAGGATTTTCCTGACATCCAGGTGGTCGGTATCAACGACCTGCTTGACCCTGAGTACCTGGCCTACATGCTCAAGTACGACTCGGTCCATGGCAACTTCGCCGGTGACATCAGCGTTGATGGCAATACCATGATCGTCAATGGCAATAAGATTCGCCTGACCGCCGAGCGCGACCCTGCCAACCTGGCCTGGGGCGATGTCGGTGCCGATCTGGTGCTGGAGTGCACCGGCTTTTTCCTCACCACCGAAAGCTGCCAGGCCCATATCAGCGCCGGCGCCAAGAAGGTCGTGCAGTCGGCGCCCTCCAAGGACAGCACGCCGATGTTCGTCTATGGCGTCAACCACAAGACCTACGACGGCCAGGCCATCATCTCTGCGGCCAGTTGCACCACCAACTGTCTGGCGCCCGTCTCTAAGGTGCTGAATGACAACTGGGGCATCAAGCGCGGCCTGATGACCACTGTTCACGCTGCCACTGCCACCCAAAAGACTGTCGATGGCCCGTCGCAGAAAGACTGGCGCGGTGGTCGCGGCATCCTGGAGAACATCATCCCGTCCTCCACCGGTGCGGCCAAAGCAGTCGGCAAGGTGCTGCCGGAACTCAACGGCAAGCTGACCGGCATGGCCTTCCGCGTGCCGACCTCTGACGTTTCCGTAGTTGACCTGACCTGCGAGCTGAACAAAGAAGCCAGCTATGACGACATCTGCGCCGCGATGAAAGCAGCGTCCGAGTCTGGTGACCTGGCCGGCGTGCTGGCCTACACCGACGAGAAGGTCGTCTCGACCGACTTCCGCGGTTGCGGCACTCCGTCCATCTTCGACGCCGGCGCTGGCATCATGCTGGATTCGACCTTCGTGAAGGTGGTCTCCTGGTACGATAACGAGTACGGCTACACCTGCAACTTCCTGCGCATGGTGCAGCACGTCTCGAAGTAA
- a CDS encoding thioredoxin family protein, with protein MVSLETPVCEFGLPAPNFSLPGVDGKTWTRDDCKGPKGLLVMFICNHCPYVQAVRERIVRDARELAELGVNCVAIMSNDPTDYPEDSFENMKQVAADFQFPFPYLLDETQGVAKTFGAICTPDFFGYNGQLELQYRGRLDESRKETAPDGVRRDLFEGMKQVAETGKGPEQQIPSIGCSIKWKEG; from the coding sequence ATGGTTTCACTCGAAACACCGGTGTGCGAATTTGGCCTGCCGGCCCCGAATTTTTCCCTGCCCGGGGTGGATGGCAAGACCTGGACGCGCGACGACTGCAAGGGGCCCAAGGGTCTGCTGGTGATGTTCATCTGCAACCACTGCCCCTATGTGCAGGCAGTGCGCGAGCGTATCGTGCGTGATGCGCGTGAACTGGCCGAGCTTGGCGTCAACTGCGTCGCCATTATGTCCAACGATCCGACCGACTATCCCGAGGATTCGTTTGAGAACATGAAGCAGGTTGCCGCCGATTTTCAGTTTCCCTTCCCCTATCTGCTTGATGAAACCCAGGGCGTCGCCAAGACCTTCGGCGCCATCTGCACGCCGGATTTCTTCGGCTACAACGGCCAACTCGAACTCCAGTATCGCGGGCGCCTTGATGAAAGCCGCAAAGAAACCGCGCCGGACGGCGTTCGACGCGATCTGTTCGAGGGCATGAAGCAAGTCGCTGAGACCGGCAAGGGCCCCGAGCAGCAGATTCCCAGCATCGGCTGCTCGATCAAGTGGAAGGAAGGCTGA